The genomic window GGGTTATTACGGTGGCAACCTCTTCAAGCAGGGCACGGAACTGGTCGCGCTTCAGCGTGGCAATCTGGAGATGGGCAACATCGCCCCGCAGGATATCTCCAACCAGATCCCGGCTTGGTCTATCCTGACATCGGCATATCTCTTCCGCGACGCCGATCACCTGCGCACCTTCTTCAACAGCGAGGCTGGTGAAGAGATGAAGCAGATGGTCGAGGACCAGCTTTCGGTGAAGATCCTCGGCCCCACCTATTTCGGTGCCCGCCATGTCGGTCTTCGCACCGAAGGACGCATCGAGACACCTGAAGATCTGCAGGGCGTGAACCTGCGCATGCCGGGTGGTGACGCCTGGCAGTTCCTCGGGCAGGCGCTTGGCGCAAACCCGACGCCGATGGCCTATGCCGAAGTCTACACCGGCCTGCAGACCGGCGCGATCGACGGCCAGGACAATCCGCTGCCGAACGTTCAGAACATGAAGTTCTACGAAGTGATGTCGCAGATCGTGCTAACATCGCATCTCGTCGGCTTCGACCTTCTGACGATTTCTCTGGATGCCTGGAACGGACTGACGCCAGAGCAGCAGGAAACGCTGCAGGCAGCAGCCGACAACGCGATCGATTGGAGCCAGGCCGAGCACGTGAAGCAGGAAGCGGAACTCGCCGCCTATTTCGCGGAGCAGGGCCTTGAAGTGTACGAGCCCAATCTCGATGCCTTCCGCGAGTATGCCCAGAACCTCTACCTGGAATCGAGCCTCGCCGAGAGCTGGCCCGAGGGCATGGTCGAGACCATCAACGGCATGTAATGCGATAACGATCAGCCGTGGCTCCGCGCGGAGCCACGGCTGATTGGCTTGCAACCGTCGAGGAGGTCACGATGCGTCTCATGCCCGTGTTGCGCTGGCTTAACCGGCGCGCCGAGAACATTCTCGCCATCATGATGGGCGTGATGTTCGTCGCGTTCATTACGCAGATTGTCTTTCGATACTTCCTCAATTTCCCGACGGGCTGGACATCCGAACTGTCCGTCATCATGTGGCTGTGGATGGTTCTCTGGGGCGCGGCCTTCGTCATTCGCGAAGACGAAGAGATCCGGTTCGACCTCCTGTTCTGGATGGTGCCTCCAGCCGCACGTCGCGTCATGCTGATCGTCGGCGGTGCTTGGCTGATCGGGCTCTATGTCTTCTCGCTGCCGGCGGTCGTGGATTACGTGACCTTCATGAAGGTGCAGTCCACGGCTTACCTGAAAATCCGCTTCGACTGGCTCTTCTCGATCTACGTGTTCTTCGCCGTCGCCGTGATCTGCCGTTACGCCTATCTCGTCTGGCGCGCCATCCGTGGTGGCGAGACCCGCGACGCCGACCCTACAGAAGCGAGTTCGGGCCTATGAGCCTTTCCGATCCCTTCACGCTGTGCATCGTCACGCTGGTCGCAATGAGCCTCCTCGGCCTGCCGATCGGCCACGCGATGATCGGCGCCTCGATCCTCTATCTCTACGCCGCCGGCCTCGACATGGGCACGGCTGCCGAGCAGCTGCTGAACAGCATGTTCACCAGCTACACGATGCTTGCCGTGCCGCTGTTCATCCTCGCCGCCGAGCTGATGAATTCCGGCTCGATGACGATCCGCCTTCTGAACTTCTGCAACGCGCTCGTCGGGCGTTTTCGCGGAGGGTTGGCGCAGGTCAACATCCTGCAGAGCCTCATTTTCGCGGGCATGTCCGGCTCGGCGATCGCCGATGCCGCCGGCATGGGCAAGATGATGCAGAAGATGATGACGGAGAACAACAAGTACACGCCGAGCTTCGCGGCATCGCTGACCGCCGTGTCGGCCGTCATGGCGCCGATTCTTCCGCCGTCCATTCCGCTCGTCATCTACTCGCTGGTATCCAACGCCTCCATCGGCTTCCTGTTTCTTGCCGGTATCCTGCCCGGCCTGCTCATCGCGCTCAGCCAGATGGTGATTGTCGCCTGGAGCGCGCGCCGCCAGAACTTCCCGACGGAAGCGCCGGTGCCCGTGCGCAAGCTGCCTGGGATCACCATGCGCGCGCTGCCGGCGCTGATGCTGCCCGTTGTGCTTCTCGTCGGCCTGCGCGGCGGCGTGATGACGCCGACGGAAGCAGCCGCCGTCGCTGCCGGCTACGCGCTGGTCGTCTCCGCCATCATCCACCGTGACGTCGGTTTGCGCGAGTTCTTCGCCTCGCTACTGTCAGCCGGCCGCATGACGGCGTCCGTCGGCATGCTGATCGCCGGTGCGATGGTCTTCAACTATGTGGTAACGGTCGAGAACATTCCGGCATCGCTCAGCGCTTTTCTTTTGAGCTTCGAACTCACGCCGCTGACATTTCTGCTGCTCGTCAACCTCGTGCTTCTGCTGCTCGGTTGCTTGCTGGAAGGAACGACGATCATTCTCGTGATCGTGCCGGTGCTCGTGCCGACCGCCCAGGCGCTGGGCATCGA from Georhizobium profundi includes these protein-coding regions:
- the dctP gene encoding TRAP transporter substrate-binding protein DctP; the encoded protein is MFSKFSRRSILAAGALILSAAVSVPAIAQEPVELRFSAVFSDQDIRARMMERFTEELGDEFQFQGYYGGNLFKQGTELVALQRGNLEMGNIAPQDISNQIPAWSILTSAYLFRDADHLRTFFNSEAGEEMKQMVEDQLSVKILGPTYFGARHVGLRTEGRIETPEDLQGVNLRMPGGDAWQFLGQALGANPTPMAYAEVYTGLQTGAIDGQDNPLPNVQNMKFYEVMSQIVLTSHLVGFDLLTISLDAWNGLTPEQQETLQAAADNAIDWSQAEHVKQEAELAAYFAEQGLEVYEPNLDAFREYAQNLYLESSLAESWPEGMVETINGM
- a CDS encoding TRAP transporter small permease, encoding MRLMPVLRWLNRRAENILAIMMGVMFVAFITQIVFRYFLNFPTGWTSELSVIMWLWMVLWGAAFVIREDEEIRFDLLFWMVPPAARRVMLIVGGAWLIGLYVFSLPAVVDYVTFMKVQSTAYLKIRFDWLFSIYVFFAVAVICRYAYLVWRAIRGGETRDADPTEASSGL
- a CDS encoding TRAP transporter large permease, with translation MSLSDPFTLCIVTLVAMSLLGLPIGHAMIGASILYLYAAGLDMGTAAEQLLNSMFTSYTMLAVPLFILAAELMNSGSMTIRLLNFCNALVGRFRGGLAQVNILQSLIFAGMSGSAIADAAGMGKMMQKMMTENNKYTPSFAASLTAVSAVMAPILPPSIPLVIYSLVSNASIGFLFLAGILPGLLIALSQMVIVAWSARRQNFPTEAPVPVRKLPGITMRALPALMLPVVLLVGLRGGVMTPTEAAAVAAGYALVVSAIIHRDVGLREFFASLLSAGRMTASVGMLIAGAMVFNYVVTVENIPASLSAFLLSFELTPLTFLLLVNLVLLLLGCLLEGTTIILVIVPVLVPTAQALGIDMVHFGIVVVFNVMLGLITPPYGLLLFVVARVSGAPLRDIVRDTMPFLIGMFVALAIITFIPSVVLFVPRLFGYSG